TTTTCTGGGTCAATTCTATCTGCGTTTCAAACGCATCTTCCATTGATGGGCTAGGCCGGACGAATAACGCGTTGTCATCTACATTGAGAAGCAGATGGTCATTTTCCCGAACGATCTGACGAACATTCTTCACTTGCCCCAGGATTGGGATATCCATGGCGCGGGCAATAATCGTGACATGCGCAGTCAGTGACCCTTCCTCCAGCACCACACCTTTCAGGCGCCTGCGATCATATTCGAGCAGCTCAGCCGGACCGAGATTGCGCGCCACCAAAATTGTGTCCTGACGCAGACCCATGGTTGCTGCCGTACCCATTTGACCAGAGACAATCCTCAGCAGCCGGTTTGCCAAGTCTTCCAGATCATGCATGCGCTCAGCAAGCAATGGATCATCAATCTGACGCATCCGCATGCGGGTATGTTGTTGAACGCGTTCGATTGCCGCTTCGGCTGTCAGGCCGCTATCAATAGCTTCATTGATCCGGCGGCTCCACCCTTCGTCATAGGCGAACATTTTATATGTCTGCAGCACCTCTTCGTGCTCACCACCAACGCCAAATTCCGCTTGATTGGTCATTTGGTCAATCTGGCTGCGCATCTTGTCAAAAGCGGAATATACACGATGACGTTCTGCCTCGGTATCTTCGGCAACTGTGTGCTCGATTTTCACACGCGGTTGATGAAATACCGCAAATCCGCTGGCTTTACCTTTGACCAGTTGCAGTCCGCTCAGTCGGTCAGCACCATCATTGCGAGTCTCGGCATCGTCAACAGACTCTTCGTCGATTAGCTCGGCGTTGGAAATGAGTTCAGACAAGACCATCGCCGCAGTCTGAAAAGACTCAATTTCTTCCTCGGAATATCTGCGCGGCTCTATATGTTGCGCACATAAAACTCCGACAGCTTGTTGATTGCGGATGATTGGCACCCCGGCGAAGCTATGGAATTTTTCTTCACCGGTTTCTGGCCGATATTGGAAATCGGGATGACTTGCCGCCTCATCGAGGTTCAGTGTCTCGACATTCTTTGCGATATAGCCGGTCAATCCTTCACCAAAAGCCAATTTTGTAACATGGACAGCTTCCTGATTCAGACCCCGCGTAGCATAGAGTTCCAGCACGCCTTCCCGCCGCAGATATATGGAGCAGACTTCACTACTGACCGCTTCAGCAATAGTTTCCACGACATGATTGAGTTTGGTTTGGGCATTGCCGGGCGAGGCCATAATCGACCTAAGCCCGGTTAATATGTTACGGGCGGTTACAGGGCTGGACGTATGTTTGGTGGCCATGTTGGGAGCCTAGCAGAAACCCTGCAGCGGTGCGATATGCAAAACAGGTTGAACGCAAAAAATGCTGATCGCCCCGGGACTTCCGTCTAGACATTAATATAGCTTAATCTGGCTCCGGGCCGAATTGAACCGCGAGTTTCCCCAAATTCGCTCCGGTGAATAATCGGTCCAGTGAGGCTGGAGCATTTTCAATTCCCTGAACCACATCTGTTTCATATTTGATGCGCCCTTCCATAAGCCAGCCCGCCATAGCTTGCGCCCCTTCAGGAAAGCGATCAAGATAATCTAGAACGATAAATCCACGTAAATTGGTCCGGCGCATAAGCAGATTGGCAAAATTCGATGGCCCAGGTGATCCGTCGGTATCATTGTAGGTGGATATCAGGCCGCATAAAGGCATGCGTGAAAAGTCATTCAGCCGCGCAATCGCGGCATCCATGATGTCGCCGCCGACATTTTCAAAGTTGATGTCAATTCCATTCGGGCAATGCTTGTCTAGTGCAGCTCCAACATCCTCCGTCTTATAGTTTATCGCTGCGTCAAAACCGGCCTCTTCAGTCAGCCATTTACATTTATCGTCAGATCCTGCGATGCCAACAACATGGCAACCATGGATCTTGCCAATTTGCCCCACCATGGATCCAACCGCACCGGCCGCTGCCGAAACAACTAGCGTATCCCCTTCTTTTGGTTTTCCGATATCGGTTAGTCCAAAATAGGCTGTCATACCGGTCGCGCCCAATGGGCCCATATAGGCTGTGAGTGGAACGCCTGGGATGGATGGCAACACATTTGCCATACCGCCCGGGATATCATTATACATGGACCAAGTAGAAAGACCGGTGTTGATCAGGGAACCAACCGGTATCTCATCGAAATTGCTTTCTTCAACGACGCCAATGCCGCCTCCACGCATCGGATCGTCAATGGGTACCGGCGGCAAATAGCCATCCATATCGCTCATCCAAATCCGGTTGGTGGGATCGAGAGATAAATAGATCGTGCGCACCCTTACCATATCTGGCGCGAGGTCCGGCATTTCCTCTTCAACCAATTCCAAGTCGCCGTCTGCAATTTTGCCGACGGGACGTTTGCGCAAATACCAAATCTGGTTCGTAGTCATGGGGACGATCTCTCCTACAATTTTGTGCAGCTTTGTAGAAAGAGGTCTACAAGTCAATGATCTGAAAAATTTACCTAATTCCGCGACTGAACAAGGTAAATGGAATGGCAGCGCAAATTGGTTTGCGCTGCTATCGGTTATCAATCAGATGAAAATAACAATCAGGCGTCAGCGAGAAGTTCTTCTTTCAATCGCAATTTCTGCTTTTTCAGGTCATGAATTCGAATCGTATCTGGAACTGGGCGGGCCTCCTCTTCGCTGATCTTGCGATCAAGGGCTTCGTGTTTTCCGCGCAGGGCTGACACATGATTCTGATCCATAATATTCTCCTGATTATTATATGTTATTGCGATGAAAGCGGTTGCGGGTGTCCCTTTCGTTCTGATGCGCGCTTTTGATTAAGCGGTCATCGACTATCATGATATTATTGTCTTGGTTTCGACAAAGACCATGAATAGGGTAAAGATTACAAAATTGTTGCAGTGATGCAAGGGGCGAATGGATCCATTATGGCGATAAGCGATCAAGAGTTGCGGCAGCGGCTCGAACTGCTGAAGATTGAGCATCGTGATTTGGATGATGCCATCGCGGCCTTGATCGAGTCTGGTAGCCATGATCAGTTAAGAGCAGCGCGATTGAAAAAACGGAAGTTACAATTGCGCGACCGGATGATTCAGATCGAAAACCAGCTAATCCCTGATATTATTGCTTAAGGGACAGAAAGAATACAGGCGGCGAGCAAGATTAACGTTGTCCGTCAATCAATTAACTCCTGTGCTTGCTGCGTGTCACATTGAAACATCTCGCAAATTAACCCTGTAGTCCCGAAATTTCAACTGTCCTTGCTCACATAAAATTTGCTACGAACGTCAAATGGCTGACAGCGAAGCATTGATGACGCCCAAATTATTGGATGCGCTCTACACCGAAGCGATGGTGCTTGCCGATGAGGCACGTTCCTATTTCGAATCGGGCCGGTTCAATGACGAGTGTCAAGATGAGGCGTCACTGTCCGTTGCCTTCTCATGCGAGTCTCTGAAAGTCACGACACGCCTAATGCATTGTATCGCTTGGCTATTGAACCAGAAAGCTCTGCATGGCGAAGACCTAACGGATGGGGAGGCTTGGAACCACAGTCGCGAAATGGGTTATGCTGCTGCAAGCGACGGCCCCGTAGTTGAGTTGTTTCCAGAAGAAGCGCGGCAGATTATCGACAATAGTGAAGAGCTTTTTCTTCGTCTGCAACGTCTGTCGGCTCGTCTGGAATATGAGGAAATGGTAGAGCCGCCAGTACATAACATGTTCCGACGGCTCGAAAGCTCATTCTGATTTTTGGACGACCGTAACTCAGGCCGTTGCCTTGGACTGTTCCATCGTAGGATAATCAACATAACCCTCAGCTCCCTGGCTATACCAAGACGGAGTGAAATCGATCGGGTTGAGCTCTGCACCTGTGCGGAATCGTTCCGGTAAATCAGGATTAGTCATAAACGTCCGCCCAAAGCTGATCGCATCCGCTCTCTCCTTTGCTAGTGCTTTGGTGGCATTGTCATAGAAATAGTCACTGTTGAGCACGAGCGGCTTGCTGAATACAGGCCGAATGTCCGGACTTACGGCCGGCACATCGGTGTTTCCATAGGTTCCGTGCGGTGGCGGTTCGCGCAGTTCAAGGAACGCAATACCGATTTTATCCAGCAATTTTGCTGCTGCGGTGAAAGTTTCTACCGGAGTCGCGTCATCGGCGCCTTGCGAGTCGCCATTGGGGGAAAGCCGTACGGACACACGATCACTGCCCCAGACATCAACCAATCGCTGGGTCACTTCACCAAGTAAGCGAATGCGGTTTTCGATCGACCCACCATATTCATCGGTTCGGAAATTGGTGCCGGAGCGAATGAACTGATCTATCAGATAACCATTTGCGCTGTGCAGTTGTACGCCATCAAAACCAGCTTTTTTCGCATTTTCTGCAGCATTGGTGTAATCGTCCAACAGGCTGGGAATTTCGTCCAGTTCCAATGGACGGGCCTCAACATAGTCACGTTTGCCTTGATAGGTGCGTACGCTGCCAGGAGCCGTTGTAGCGGAGGAAGAAACAGGCTTATCACCGCCCAGAAAATCGGGATGTACGATCCGGCCCATATGCCAGAGTTGGCAAATGATCCGGCCACCTGCCGCATGGACTTGTTCCACAATCGGCTTCCACGCAGCGGTTTGCTCATCGTTCCAAATTCCCGGTGCAAATGGTGTGCCGAGGCCCTGTTGACTGATGCCCGTAGCTTCCGAAATGATTAAGCCTGCACCGGCGCGCTGGGCATAATATTCTCCCATTATAGGGGTTGGTACATGTTCCATCGTTGAACGGCAGCGCGTGAGCGGGGCCATTAGCATTCGATTGGGGGCTTCAATGGCACCAAGGGTAATCGGATCAAATAATGTGCTCATATACCTGTTCTTTCGCTATTTTTAATTGCTTGATGAATAGCTAGTCAGGCCAGTGGCGCTTTGCAATGCAATGCTTTGAAAATCTTTTCTTTCACCCTATATCGGATTTATTGATCGCCGGAACCGTCGAGGAACACCAGAACATGTACGCAAAAACATTGGACCCGCTTAGAGACGATCCGACGCTCGACGAAGTTCGGTGCTATCTCGCACCACTTCTGGCATCGCAAGCTGCATTTGATGGATGGAATGAGACGGCTGTTGCCGCGGCGGCGCAGCAGACGGGCGTGGACACTGAAATGGCCCGACTGGCGTTCAACAATGGTCCGGTCGATATGATTGACGCCTGGTTTCAGTCCGTTGATGAAGCCATGGCAGCGAAGTTTTCCGAGGAAGAACTCAATGCGATGAAAATTCGCGAGAGGATTACCGCGCTTGTGGTGGCTCGGCTGGAGCTGTTGGAAACAGATCGGGAGGGATTGCGACGGGCCTTGGCGATATTGGCGGCACCACCCAATTTGAGGACCGCCGCAAAGCTTGGATGGCGTGCAGCTGACAAGATGTGGAAGCTCGCCGGTGATACGGCGACTGACTATAATCACTACACGAAGCGGACTTTATTGTCGGCCGTTTATGGCAGCACGATCAGCGTTTTCCTGGATGATGAAAGCGAAGAATTTGCGGATACAAGAGCATTTCTTGGTCGCCGGATCGAGAATGTCATGCAGTTTGAAAAGGTGAAGGCCAAGATAACGCGGCCTAGCGGTGATCGTTTCAGCATGGCGCGTTTCATTGGCCGGCTGCGCTATCGCGGGGCTTAATCAAAGATTTCCAATAGGTTTATCAACCGACTATGCGCGGTGCGCAAACAAAGACTCGTCAAGGTGATTCAGTATTGATAATCACTCGCAACTAAAATTTTTCGAGTCACGCTATGAATGTACCGGTAACACTGGACCGCCTTTCCATGCGTCAGCGCGCCGAGATATTATCCATTGACTGGGCTGCAATGTCAGAAAATGAGGGTGCACGGCTTCGCGCCCTGGGTTTTGATGAAGGGGTTCCGGTGGAGAAGCTCCACAAGGGGATGTTCGGTTTCAACGATCCTATAGCGGTGAAAGTGGGTCGTATGATGGTTGCGGTTCGCAAATCCCATGCGTCAGCCATATCGGTTGTAATCCCGGCATAATCAGTGAGTGAAGCAGCACCCCTCATTGCCCTTGCGGGCAATCCCAACGCTGGGAAGAGTGCCCTGTTCAATGCACTGACTGGTGCACGTCAGAAAATCGCCAATTATCCTGGCGTTACGGTGGAACGCAAATCCGGTCATTTCCAGATGTCGGATGGGCGGCCTGCCGAACTGGTTGATTTGCCCGGTAGCTATAGTCTTGACCCCACCAGCCCTGATGAAGCGGTTACCAGCAGTGTCATCAAAGGATTGCAGAAGGGTGAGCGCAAACCTGATGCGATTATTATCGTACTCGACGCTGCCAATCTCGATAATCACCTGCGCTTTGCGCTGGAAGTTATTGCGCTGGGTCTGCCAGTCGTCATTGCTCTCAACATGATGGACCTCGCAGAGCGCGACGGCCTGACACTCGATCCTGCGAAACTGGAGGCTGCATTGGGCGTGCCGGTTGTTCCGACCGTGGCGGTTCGCCGCCGCGGGCTGGAAGATTTGTCCGCAGCGGTAGAGAAGCGGTTGGGTCAAAAAAGCAGCCAACAGGGTATCGTGATCGCCAAGGAACGCGGTCATGGGCTGCGCAAACAAGCGAAGGAAATTGCCAATCTGACGGTGACTTCCGAAACCGCTGGTCGCCGCTGGTCAGAGCGTGCCGATACCTTGTTCCTGCATCCAGTGGCTGGTCCGATCATCCTGCTTGCGATCATGTTTGTAATGTTTCAGGCCGTCTTCGCATGGTCCGAAGCGCCTACTGGTTTAATCGGAAGTGCAGGTGAGTGGGCCGCTGCCGTCGCGGAAGCCAATCTGGGAGAGGGCTTCTTGCGCGACTTTCTCACCGAAGGAGTGATTGGCGGCGTCGGATCGGTTGTCGTTTTCCTCCCGCAGATTTTAATCTTGTTCCTGTTCATCCTGCTGCTCGAGGCGAGTGGTTACATGACCCGGGCGGCCTTCATCATGGACCGGCTGATGGCGAGTGTCGGACTATCGGGACGCAGCTTCATTCCGCTGCTTTCCTCCTTCGGCTGCGCCATTCCGGGCATTATGGCCACGCGCAGCATTGCCGATCCAAAAGACCGTTTGACCACAATATTGGTCGCGCCGCTGATGACTTGTTCAGCGCGGTTACCGGTTTATGCGATCATCATTGGTGCCTTCATTCCAGCGCGTGACGTGGGCGGGGGTGTCGGCTTGCAAGGCTTAGTCCTGTTCGGCCTGTATATTTTCGGCATTGCAGGTGCGATGCTGGCCGCCTTGATCCTACGCAGCACGGTTGCCAAAGGACCAAATAGCGGCTTCCTGATGGAAATGCCCAAATATCAAATGCCGCGTATTCGCGACGTTCTTTTGGGGCTGTGGCAGCGGGCCTGGATATTTCTGCGGCGTGCAGGCACAATCATTTTTGCGGCAACTGTCGTGCTTTGGCTGATGCTGACCTACCCAAAAGTGCCGATTGACAGTCCGATAAGCCAGGTAGACTATTCCGCTGCTGGCCGGATCGCCAATGTCATTGAACCGGCGGTTGCGCCAATTGGTTTTAACCGCGATATCGCGCTCGCTCTCATCCCGGCGATGGCGGCCCGTGAAGTGGCGGTGGCGGCACTGGCAACGACCTACGCAATTGACGCACCGGATGAAGAAGCCGAGGCCAAGTCTTTGATCGAACGGCTGCAAAGCCGCTGGTCCCTGCCAACGGCGCTGGCGTTTCTGGCGTGGTTTATCTTTGCACCGCAATGTATTTCGACCATTGCCGTGACGAAGCGTGAAACCAATGGCTGGAAATGGCCTATGTTTATGCTCGGCTATCTTTTCGGGCTGGCCTATTTGGCTGCCGGGATTACGTACTGGACGGCGGTTGCAATCGGCCTGTAAAGAGCCTCCAGAGACTCGAAAAACATCACAAATATTCCAAGGGGAAATGTAAATGGCTGGCGGCATCAACAAAGTAATTATCGTAGGAAATCTGGGTGCCGACCCTGAAGTGCGTACGTTCAACAATGGCGGTAAAGTCTGCAATCTGCGCATCGCTACATCGGAAAGCTGGAAAGATCGTAACACCGGTGAACGCAAGGAAAAGACTGAGTGGCATAGCGTTGCGATTTTTCAGGAAGGCCTGGTTGGCGTCTGCGAAAAATATCTTCGCAAGGGCAGCAAAGTGTATATCGAGGGCAAGTTGCAGACCCGCAAATGGCAGGATCAGTCCGGCAATG
This DNA window, taken from Parasphingorhabdus litoris DSM 22379, encodes the following:
- the feoB gene encoding ferrous iron transporter B — its product is MSEAAPLIALAGNPNAGKSALFNALTGARQKIANYPGVTVERKSGHFQMSDGRPAELVDLPGSYSLDPTSPDEAVTSSVIKGLQKGERKPDAIIIVLDAANLDNHLRFALEVIALGLPVVIALNMMDLAERDGLTLDPAKLEAALGVPVVPTVAVRRRGLEDLSAAVEKRLGQKSSQQGIVIAKERGHGLRKQAKEIANLTVTSETAGRRWSERADTLFLHPVAGPIILLAIMFVMFQAVFAWSEAPTGLIGSAGEWAAAVAEANLGEGFLRDFLTEGVIGGVGSVVVFLPQILILFLFILLLEASGYMTRAAFIMDRLMASVGLSGRSFIPLLSSFGCAIPGIMATRSIADPKDRLTTILVAPLMTCSARLPVYAIIIGAFIPARDVGGGVGLQGLVLFGLYIFGIAGAMLAALILRSTVAKGPNSGFLMEMPKYQMPRIRDVLLGLWQRAWIFLRRAGTIIFAATVVLWLMLTYPKVPIDSPISQVDYSAAGRIANVIEPAVAPIGFNRDIALALIPAMAAREVAVAALATTYAIDAPDEEAEAKSLIERLQSRWSLPTALAFLAWFIFAPQCISTIAVTKRETNGWKWPMFMLGYLFGLAYLAAGITYWTAVAIGL
- a CDS encoding YdcH family protein — protein: MAISDQELRQRLELLKIEHRDLDDAIAALIESGSHDQLRAARLKKRKLQLRDRMIQIENQLIPDIIA
- the ssb gene encoding single-stranded DNA-binding protein gives rise to the protein MAGGINKVIIVGNLGADPEVRTFNNGGKVCNLRIATSESWKDRNTGERKEKTEWHSVAIFQEGLVGVCEKYLRKGSKVYIEGKLQTRKWQDQSGNDRYSTEVVLQGYDGKLEMLDSRQGGGMGGQGGGNDGWSGGGSGGGSGGGSNDGWGNTGGSSGGQGGGAFDSDLDDDVPF
- a CDS encoding DUF1465 family protein — protein: MADSEALMTPKLLDALYTEAMVLADEARSYFESGRFNDECQDEASLSVAFSCESLKVTTRLMHCIAWLLNQKALHGEDLTDGEAWNHSREMGYAAASDGPVVELFPEEARQIIDNSEELFLRLQRLSARLEYEEMVEPPVHNMFRRLESSF
- a CDS encoding alkene reductase; its protein translation is MSTLFDPITLGAIEAPNRMLMAPLTRCRSTMEHVPTPIMGEYYAQRAGAGLIISEATGISQQGLGTPFAPGIWNDEQTAAWKPIVEQVHAAGGRIICQLWHMGRIVHPDFLGGDKPVSSSATTAPGSVRTYQGKRDYVEARPLELDEIPSLLDDYTNAAENAKKAGFDGVQLHSANGYLIDQFIRSGTNFRTDEYGGSIENRIRLLGEVTQRLVDVWGSDRVSVRLSPNGDSQGADDATPVETFTAAAKLLDKIGIAFLELREPPPHGTYGNTDVPAVSPDIRPVFSKPLVLNSDYFYDNATKALAKERADAISFGRTFMTNPDLPERFRTGAELNPIDFTPSWYSQGAEGYVDYPTMEQSKATA
- a CDS encoding NADP-dependent oxidoreductase, producing the protein MTTNQIWYLRKRPVGKIADGDLELVEEEMPDLAPDMVRVRTIYLSLDPTNRIWMSDMDGYLPPVPIDDPMRGGGIGVVEESNFDEIPVGSLINTGLSTWSMYNDIPGGMANVLPSIPGVPLTAYMGPLGATGMTAYFGLTDIGKPKEGDTLVVSAAAGAVGSMVGQIGKIHGCHVVGIAGSDDKCKWLTEEAGFDAAINYKTEDVGAALDKHCPNGIDINFENVGGDIMDAAIARLNDFSRMPLCGLISTYNDTDGSPGPSNFANLLMRRTNLRGFIVLDYLDRFPEGAQAMAGWLMEGRIKYETDVVQGIENAPASLDRLFTGANLGKLAVQFGPEPD
- a CDS encoding COQ9 family protein, translating into MYAKTLDPLRDDPTLDEVRCYLAPLLASQAAFDGWNETAVAAAAQQTGVDTEMARLAFNNGPVDMIDAWFQSVDEAMAAKFSEEELNAMKIRERITALVVARLELLETDREGLRRALAILAAPPNLRTAAKLGWRAADKMWKLAGDTATDYNHYTKRTLLSAVYGSTISVFLDDESEEFADTRAFLGRRIENVMQFEKVKAKITRPSGDRFSMARFIGRLRYRGA
- a CDS encoding FeoA family protein, encoding MNVPVTLDRLSMRQRAEILSIDWAAMSENEGARLRALGFDEGVPVEKLHKGMFGFNDPIAVKVGRMMVAVRKSHASAISVVIPA
- the ptsP gene encoding phosphoenolpyruvate--protein phosphotransferase, with the translated sequence MATKHTSSPVTARNILTGLRSIMASPGNAQTKLNHVVETIAEAVSSEVCSIYLRREGVLELYATRGLNQEAVHVTKLAFGEGLTGYIAKNVETLNLDEAASHPDFQYRPETGEEKFHSFAGVPIIRNQQAVGVLCAQHIEPRRYSEEEIESFQTAAMVLSELISNAELIDEESVDDAETRNDGADRLSGLQLVKGKASGFAVFHQPRVKIEHTVAEDTEAERHRVYSAFDKMRSQIDQMTNQAEFGVGGEHEEVLQTYKMFAYDEGWSRRINEAIDSGLTAEAAIERVQQHTRMRMRQIDDPLLAERMHDLEDLANRLLRIVSGQMGTAATMGLRQDTILVARNLGPAELLEYDRRRLKGVVLEEGSLTAHVTIIARAMDIPILGQVKNVRQIVRENDHLLLNVDDNALFVRPSPSMEDAFETQIELTQKKRAAYTELRDKEPITKDGTRIVLNINAGLRDDMAMLNLTGADGIGLFRTEFQFLVAANMPGRSGQLRFYRDVLDAAGDKPVIFRTVDIGGDKPLPYFQASEVKEENPAMGWRALRIGLERDALMKVQARSLIEAAAGRKLNVMFPMIAEPWEFDEAKAVFQKQLEFLRSRKKQVPLSIRYGAMLEVPALAECLDLMASRLDFLSIGTNDLTQFLFAADRSNPKLAERFDWLSPAILRFIGRIARQADDLGIELSVCGEMGGRPLDALALLGLGITRLSITPASVGPVKAMVRSLDLTATKKQLQMILSDPTSDPRTALQKWAKQQELDIG
- a CDS encoding YdcH family protein, which translates into the protein MDQNHVSALRGKHEALDRKISEEEARPVPDTIRIHDLKKQKLRLKEELLADA